The genome window GATACTTCCCACTTGTGTGGTTAGATCGACATCACCGGATACCCCTCGAGCCTTCATGTCTCCACGGTTACTGTCCAGATCTACATTACCAATGGCGTTGGCTACAATGACATCTCCGTTCAAGGTTTTCCCTGAGATATCTCCAACAGCATTGGTAATCCGGATACGTCCGTTACCCGTTTCGGCCAGTATGGTACTAATCGCTTCCGGACGGTTTAATAATATGGCTCCATTGGAAGTTCGAATATCCAGATTAAAACGACGATCATCTGGGATTGTGATAGTAAGATTCATACGCGGCTGCGTTTTTTCATTATCTCCATACGTCTTGCCTGTAGCCTTGATATGAATGACTTTTGTACCATCGGTCTCTACAAAAGAGGCTGCTGCAACCGCCTTTGCCTGTACTTCCGTCGTCTGATCTACCCAGACAACCGTTCGTACCTCAATCTCCTCCGTATCACCCCGTTGCACCGAGATATCTCCGTTGACACCTTCGACTACAAGATCCGACGTATCCATGCGAACAGGTACACGAATCGTGCCCTTATCCTCCATATATCCTGCCGCTTGACTGTAGTCCATGGATGCCGCTCCGAGATTTAGACTTACTCTATTCCATAAGTGCATGTAGTGATCCTGCTCGGTGACGATAAACACGGAAGCCGCCAAAATCAGTGAGGCCAGAATGCCTTTGGCATCGGGTCTGAAACGTACTTTGACTTGTTCATCAGGATTGCTCAGCTTATTAGATTGCACTTTTTTCCTTCTGCGTGTCCAGAGGAACAGCACAATATATTCAACACCTAGAACAACGAGCAAAAATGGCCACCAGTCCACCATCTCATATACATAGTCAGTTCCCCACCGTTTATCCATAATCAACAGCACACCGACCGCTACGATTAAGGCGGCAGCCGTATAGCGGCCAACCCGGACTTTACGGTTCATCACGTTCCCCCCTTGTATCGTTTCGACTACAATTTTTTCTTGTTCAACATGACCCAGAACTCACGCCCAAACAGAAGCAAACCTCCCGCGATCATGAGAACCGCAAACGAATATCCGCCGTACATAGCAAGGATCTCTTGGAACCAGCGCGGTTTACGGAAAAACAGCACCATCAATGATCCTCCTACAATTAAAAGTAATCCAAACGATATTCCTCTCTCCCAGACCATCATTGCATCTCGTATAGAACGTTCGTTGGATAATGGCTTGTCCGCGGTTGCCTGGGTTACGGCTCTACGTCTGCGCATCATGACCCAATCCGCAGATTGCAGTACATCATATACATTGTAAAAGTAAATAACCGGGATACACAAAGCCAGCAGGATAAGCAGTGGCACATTGATCTGTATACCAATGGATGAGAAGTAAAGCACTGCTGACAAGTCAAGCAAAACAAGCAGCATAAAGGTCAAACCTCTCATGTACAGTCTCAGATAAATATGACCCAAGCCAGGTATAATGGCACTCAGTAATCCCGCAATAAACTTGTGAGTCCGATTCCTGATCGGTTTGCTCTGACCCGTGCTGTTCTTTCTGTTTGATTGACGTCTCCGTTTCATAACATACTCCTCTCTTCTGAACTGACCTTCCGCTCTTCATGCATTTGGTTAGATAGTACCCTAAAGAGCAAGGAGAGTAACTGGAAGAAATATGGATATGACCAAAAACCCTCCGGCACTACTGGCCTGGGGAGGGTTGTAATTCATTTATTCGACCGATACCTTGGTAACGTGTTCCCACTGTCTTAACTTGGATACCAAGCCTACCGTTTTGAAATCATGAGGTACCTGAACATGTAACACAATCTCAATTTTACGTTCAACTGACACCATCTCGGCATATGCCAGGTCTTGTTCATTCACGGTGATTTTACGAATTTTGATCTTCTCCTGTTCCATGCATGAGGACAGTTGCTCTAGAAAACCGGGTTCTGACAAAGTATGAAGTGTAACCACATGCAGTTTGTTCCCTCGTAAATACCTCAACTCTAACTTATTGAAGACCCATAGATTAAGCAATACCAGGACCGTTGATACGATGGAGGCAAAAAAGAATCCCGCACCTGCTGCAAGCCCAATGGCTGCAACAACCCAGATTGAAGCAGCTGTCGTCAGTCCGGTAATGGATTTACCAGTGAAGAGAATTGTTCCTGCTCCCAGGAATCCAACACCCGTAATTACAGCAGTGGCCAGACGTGCTGGATCGATCCTTACATTTAATTCATTAGCAAAATCTTTAAAACCATAAACAGACAACATCATAATTAATGCAGAACCAAGACATACCAGGATATGGGTACGCAAACCGGCCGCATGATTGGACCGTTCCCGCTCCAGGCCTACGAGCCCTCCAAGCAGCATAGCCAGCAATAATCGTAATAAAATGTGCCACTCATCAATGAACCAGGGATCGCCCAAAGTCGGTATTCCTCCTCAAGTTGTTCATATTATTAAAGTTTATTCTTGTGAAAAGTCGTTAATTCCACTCCAGGTGCAATCTGTGTGACTTCCACGGGATGAAAACCAAATCTGGTGTACAGATTGACAGCGGGTTGATTCAGCGTTCCTGTGGAGACGATATAACGCGGAAGATCCGCATGCTGTTCCAACACGTACGTCATCAAAGATGCTGCGATTCCCTTGCGAAAGTGATCCGGGTGCACCATCATTCGTGTAATGGTCAGTGTATTCTCCTCTTCCTCCGCTACAGCGACAGCCCCGATAAGTTCTCCGTCATCATGGATACAGCCGTAAAAGCTCTCTCCACAATCCCGTAGTGTCTCCATTGTATCCATCAAAGGAGGAATCTCCTGAAATCCGATGATTTCGGCTTCCAATCGATAAGCTACATGTTGTAGTCTCCATAACTGCCCCAACATCTCCAGATCACTCAATGACAATGGTTGAATGTTCATATCCGATCCCCCGTCCGAAATACATTTGTATCTATCAATACCAAAAAGAGGCTGTCACAGGGACGAGCCTCTTTCTGTCCGGCCTCACCGGAAGGATTAGCGGTTCAGTACATCTGCAAGCAGTTGGTTGGCTAAAGCAGGATTCGCCTTGCCTTTACTTTCTTTCATAACCTGACCAACAAGGAAGCCAATGGCTTTTTGTTTACCGGCTTTATAGTCTTCTACGGATTGAGGGTTATTCGCGACAACCTGCTCAACGATGGCAAGAATGGCGCCTTCATCACTAATCTGCACAAGACCTTTCTCTTCAACGATCTGCTGTGGAAGCTTACCGCTCTCCAGCATTTCCTTGAATACGGTTTTGGCGATTTTGCTGTTAATGGTCCCCTTCTCCAGCAGTCCGATCATCTCGCCCAAACCTTGACCTGTCAGTGGAACCTGAGTCACCTCAAGATTGCTCGTATTCAGGTAACCCAGCAAGTCGCCCATAATCCAGTTGGATACGGATTTGGCATCCTGAGTGAATTTCAAACTATCTTCAAACAGATCGGCTATAGCCTTGGAT of Paenibacillus sp. FSL R5-0517 contains these proteins:
- a CDS encoding DUF4097 family beta strand repeat-containing protein codes for the protein MNRKVRVGRYTAAALIVAVGVLLIMDKRWGTDYVYEMVDWWPFLLVVLGVEYIVLFLWTRRRKKVQSNKLSNPDEQVKVRFRPDAKGILASLILAASVFIVTEQDHYMHLWNRVSLNLGAASMDYSQAAGYMEDKGTIRVPVRMDTSDLVVEGVNGDISVQRGDTEEIEVRTVVWVDQTTEVQAKAVAAASFVETDGTKVIHIKATGKTYGDNEKTQPRMNLTITIPDDRRFNLDIRTSNGAILLNRPEAISTILAETGNGRIRITNAVGDISGKTLNGDVIVANAIGNVDLDSNRGDMKARGVSGDVDLTTQVGSISIADSVGEFTAETRNGNITLDGANLGIKAQSLNGSINIVSSKVGGDWDVYSAVGAINILLPDRGDYSLAGSSSYGDLSTDLPLKVQNKTIEGQLGEGEYRVKIEGNSDLTIQRNPAVSTPETVLPDSEDTAENLEQTTEDGPNSQDDSTEVP
- a CDS encoding GNAT family N-acetyltransferase, which gives rise to MNIQPLSLSDLEMLGQLWRLQHVAYRLEAEIIGFQEIPPLMDTMETLRDCGESFYGCIHDDGELIGAVAVAEEEENTLTITRMMVHPDHFRKGIAASLMTYVLEQHADLPRYIVSTGTLNQPAVNLYTRFGFHPVEVTQIAPGVELTTFHKNKL
- a CDS encoding MgtC/SapB family protein — protein: MGDPWFIDEWHILLRLLLAMLLGGLVGLERERSNHAAGLRTHILVCLGSALIMMLSVYGFKDFANELNVRIDPARLATAVITGVGFLGAGTILFTGKSITGLTTAASIWVVAAIGLAAGAGFFFASIVSTVLVLLNLWVFNKLELRYLRGNKLHVVTLHTLSEPGFLEQLSSCMEQEKIKIRKITVNEQDLAYAEMVSVERKIEIVLHVQVPHDFKTVGLVSKLRQWEHVTKVSVE